From a region of the Prevotella melaninogenica genome:
- a CDS encoding polyprenyl synthetase family protein: MDTLSLIKQPIETELGDFIDLFNHALDHEDGLLRTVLNHIKQRAGKRMRPILILLMAKNFGKVSEATQHAAVGLELLHTASLVHDDVVDEAAARRGQASVNADYDNKVAVLVGDYVLSTALLHVSYTHSEIIVRYLAELGRTLSDGEILQLWNIQNKEITEEVYYKIIERKTAALFESCAAIGAESANASDEEVEAARLFGKHLGIVFQIRDDIFDYYDSEAEIGKPTGNDMAEGKLTLPIIYALNSTKNEEMLALAHKVKAHEVTREEIDKLVEFAKVSGGIEYAERRMWDFHAEAQTFLDKYVKDDSIRSALQTYLDYVIKRKK; this comes from the coding sequence ATGGATACTCTTTCACTTATAAAACAGCCGATTGAGACAGAATTAGGCGATTTCATCGACCTTTTTAATCATGCTCTCGACCACGAAGATGGCTTGTTGCGTACGGTTTTGAACCATATCAAGCAACGAGCAGGGAAGCGTATGCGTCCTATTCTCATCCTTCTGATGGCTAAGAACTTTGGTAAGGTTTCTGAAGCAACACAGCATGCGGCTGTAGGATTGGAGCTTTTACATACGGCTTCACTTGTGCATGACGATGTCGTTGATGAGGCGGCTGCTCGCAGAGGACAGGCGAGTGTGAATGCTGATTATGATAATAAGGTGGCTGTTTTGGTGGGTGATTACGTACTTTCAACTGCCTTACTTCATGTTAGTTACACGCACTCAGAGATTATTGTGCGCTACCTTGCAGAGTTAGGTCGTACGTTGAGTGATGGCGAAATCCTCCAGTTGTGGAATATTCAGAATAAGGAAATCACCGAAGAGGTTTACTATAAGATCATTGAACGTAAGACCGCTGCGCTCTTTGAGTCGTGTGCTGCTATTGGTGCTGAGTCGGCTAATGCAAGCGATGAGGAGGTTGAAGCGGCAAGACTCTTTGGTAAACACCTTGGAATTGTCTTCCAGATTCGTGATGATATCTTCGATTATTATGACTCTGAGGCTGAAATTGGTAAACCTACGGGTAACGATATGGCTGAAGGAAAGCTCACGTTACCAATCATTTATGCGTTGAATTCGACGAAAAATGAGGAGATGCTTGCCTTAGCTCATAAGGTGAAAGCACACGAGGTGACACGTGAAGAAATCGATAAATTGGTAGAATTTGCTAAGGTAAGTGGCGGTATCGAATATGCTGAGCGTCGTATGTGGGACTTCCATGCTGAAGCACAGACTTTCCTTGATAAGTATGTTAAGGATGATAGTATTCGTTCTGCTCTCCAGACTTACCTTGATTATGTAATTAAAAGGAAGAAGTAA
- the polA gene encoding DNA polymerase I, translating to MAKLFLIDAYALIYRSYYAFIKSPRINSKGLNTSAVMGFCNTLNEVLTKEKPTHIGVAFDHGKTFRHDAFPEYKAQREETPEDIKLSVPLIKQVLEAMRIPILQVDGFEADDIIGTVATRFGADGIDTFMLTPDKDYGQLIGPNVFMYRPRHGGGYEILGEKEVGEKYGIPTPAQVIDLLALMGDSADNFPGCPGVGEKTAAKLINQFGSIDNMLQHTDEIKGKLREKVENAVEDIKMSKFLATIRTDVPIELDLDELKVEQPDETKLRAIFEELEFKTLINKFLNKDESKPKTDNNQLDLFAENTTNESDEPKNAKFESIKTTQHEYKLVENEEELRQLCDFFITKEFVSIDTETTSTDAISAELVGLSFSVEEKKAFYVAVPANYEEALKIVQIFKPLYESDKIMKIGQNIKYDYEVLTKYGVTLQGKMFDTMIAHYLIQPELHHNMDYMAETLLGYQTIHIEELLGPKGKKQKNMRDLSPTDIYEYAAEDADITLRLKNVLEPRLKELGVEELFWNIEMPLVRVLADMELNGVCLDTEALQDTSKIFTERMKQYEQEIYNEAGEEFNISSPKQVGDILFGKLQIMDKPKKTKTGQYVTSEEVLQSLESKSPIVRNILNYRGMKKLLSTYIDALPKLINQRTGHIHTSFNQALTATGRLSSSDPNLQNIPVRTDDGKEIRKCFIPEEGCLFFSADYSQIELRIMAHLSEDENMMEAFREGHDIHRATAAKIWHVDIDKVTDAQRKKAKQANFGIIYGITTYGLAQRMDIPNGEAKELIEGYFRTFPKVQAYMEQAKEEARAKGYAETLFHRRRYLADINSRNATVRGFAERNAINAPIQGTEADIIKVAMVRIWERFKKEGIRSKMILQVHDELNFSVFPEEREQVERIVIEEMQNAYPLNVPLTADAGWGKNWLEAH from the coding sequence ATGGCAAAACTCTTCCTTATTGACGCTTATGCGCTCATCTATCGTTCATACTACGCATTTATCAAAAGTCCACGTATCAACTCTAAGGGCTTGAATACATCTGCTGTTATGGGCTTTTGCAACACTCTGAACGAGGTTCTTACAAAGGAAAAACCAACGCATATTGGTGTAGCATTCGATCATGGAAAGACTTTTCGCCATGACGCTTTCCCTGAATACAAGGCGCAACGTGAGGAAACACCCGAAGATATCAAGCTTTCTGTTCCACTTATCAAGCAAGTGCTTGAGGCAATGCGTATTCCGATTTTACAGGTAGATGGCTTCGAAGCAGACGATATTATCGGTACTGTAGCAACCCGCTTTGGAGCCGATGGAATCGATACTTTTATGCTTACACCCGATAAAGACTATGGTCAACTCATTGGTCCTAACGTCTTTATGTATCGTCCTCGCCATGGTGGCGGTTACGAGATATTAGGAGAAAAGGAGGTAGGAGAAAAGTATGGCATCCCTACCCCAGCCCAAGTCATCGACCTATTGGCATTGATGGGCGACTCAGCAGATAACTTTCCTGGTTGTCCTGGTGTTGGAGAGAAAACCGCAGCCAAGTTAATTAATCAGTTTGGAAGTATTGACAATATGCTTCAACATACTGATGAGATTAAGGGCAAACTACGTGAGAAAGTTGAAAATGCCGTCGAAGACATAAAAATGTCAAAGTTCCTCGCAACGATCCGAACAGACGTTCCAATCGAACTTGACTTGGATGAACTCAAGGTTGAGCAACCTGACGAGACAAAATTGCGTGCGATATTTGAAGAATTGGAGTTTAAGACACTTATTAACAAGTTTCTTAATAAAGATGAATCAAAGCCAAAAACAGACAATAATCAGCTTGATTTATTTGCAGAAAACACGACCAACGAGTCAGATGAACCGAAAAATGCGAAATTTGAGAGCATAAAAACGACCCAACATGAATACAAACTCGTTGAGAATGAGGAAGAATTACGTCAGCTTTGTGACTTTTTTATTACAAAAGAGTTTGTTAGTATAGACACAGAAACCACTTCTACGGATGCAATTAGTGCAGAATTGGTGGGTTTGAGCTTCTCGGTTGAAGAAAAGAAGGCTTTTTATGTTGCCGTACCAGCCAACTATGAAGAAGCGTTAAAAATCGTCCAGATATTCAAACCGCTGTATGAAAGCGACAAAATAATGAAAATCGGACAGAACATTAAGTATGACTATGAAGTGTTAACTAAATATGGAGTGACACTACAGGGTAAGATGTTCGACACGATGATAGCCCATTACCTCATCCAACCAGAGTTACATCATAATATGGACTACATGGCTGAGACACTGCTCGGCTATCAGACCATTCACATTGAAGAACTACTCGGTCCGAAAGGAAAGAAGCAGAAGAATATGCGCGACCTCTCCCCTACTGATATCTATGAGTATGCTGCGGAGGATGCCGACATCACTTTGCGTCTGAAAAACGTACTTGAACCACGTTTAAAGGAGCTTGGAGTGGAAGAACTCTTCTGGAATATAGAGATGCCTTTGGTACGTGTATTAGCTGATATGGAGCTAAATGGCGTATGCTTAGACACTGAAGCACTGCAAGATACGTCAAAGATATTCACTGAACGTATGAAACAATACGAGCAGGAAATATATAACGAGGCTGGAGAAGAATTCAATATCTCAAGTCCAAAACAAGTAGGTGACATCCTCTTTGGCAAGTTGCAAATTATGGATAAGCCTAAGAAGACAAAGACAGGACAGTATGTTACAAGTGAAGAGGTGCTGCAGAGCCTTGAGAGTAAGAGTCCTATCGTACGTAACATACTCAATTACAGAGGTATGAAGAAACTTCTTAGCACCTATATCGATGCCCTTCCAAAGCTGATTAATCAACGTACTGGACATATCCATACATCGTTTAATCAGGCACTTACAGCCACAGGACGACTCTCTTCGAGTGATCCTAACTTGCAGAATATTCCTGTACGCACAGATGATGGTAAGGAGATACGCAAGTGCTTTATCCCAGAAGAAGGCTGTCTGTTCTTTTCAGCCGATTATAGTCAGATAGAATTGCGTATTATGGCACATCTTTCTGAAGACGAGAATATGATGGAGGCTTTCCGTGAGGGTCATGATATCCACCGTGCAACAGCTGCAAAGATATGGCATGTAGATATAGATAAGGTGACTGATGCACAGCGAAAGAAAGCTAAACAAGCCAACTTCGGTATTATATATGGTATTACAACCTACGGACTTGCTCAGCGTATGGACATTCCAAATGGTGAAGCTAAAGAGCTGATAGAAGGCTATTTCCGCACATTCCCAAAGGTACAAGCCTATATGGAACAAGCGAAAGAAGAGGCAAGAGCCAAGGGGTATGCTGAAACACTTTTCCATCGTCGCCGCTATCTCGCTGATATCAACAGCCGTAATGCCACTGTGCGCGGTTTTGCCGAGCGTAATGCCATCAATGCTCCAATACAAGGAACAGAGGCAGATATCATCAAAGTGGCAATGGTTCGTATCTGGGAACGCTTTAAGAAAGAAGGTATTCGCTCAAAGATGATTCTCCAAGTGCATGATGAACTTAACTTCTCTGTCTTCCCAGAGGAGCGTGAACAGGTGGAACGCATTGTTATTGAGGAGATGCAGAACGCCTATCCACTGAATGTTCCTTTGACAGCTGATGCTGGATGGGGTAAGAACTGGCTGGAAGCACATTAA
- a CDS encoding GH3 auxin-responsive promoter family protein has protein sequence MSLTKIVNKLYFQPRRRELERYVTDGEAIQREVMQYLVERAKDTEYGRKHLFSTIKSYEDFVQNIPVNTYEELKIDIDRMRHGERNILWPGQVRWYAKSSGTTNDKSKFIPVSHEGLQTIHYQGGKDVIAYYLSNHPESRLFSGKGLILGGSHSPNYNLYNSLVGDLSAILIENINPLVNLCRVPKKNTALLSDFEVKRDRIAHETLNQNITNISGVPSWMLSVLVRVMELSGKQHLEEVWPNLEVFFHGGIAFTPYREQYEQLITKQGMNYLETYNASEGFFGIQDDPTDSSMSLMLDYGVFYEFLPMDEFESEHPNIVPLSGVEIGRNYAMLISTACGLWRYEIGDTVQFTSTNPYKFVITGRTKYFINAFGEELIMDNAEKGLEAACKATGAQISDYTAAPMYMDAKAKCRHQWLIEFAKDPSSLEEFAKVLDDKLQEVNSDYEAKRFHNITLQPLEIIVARKDLFNDWLKIKGKLGGQHKIPRLSNSRNNLEELLSMNQ, from the coding sequence ATGAGTCTTACTAAGATAGTAAACAAGTTGTACTTCCAGCCGCGTCGCAGGGAGCTTGAACGCTACGTCACGGATGGAGAGGCTATCCAGCGGGAAGTCATGCAATACCTCGTTGAGCGGGCAAAAGACACCGAATACGGTCGTAAACACCTGTTCTCAACGATTAAGTCATACGAGGACTTTGTACAGAACATTCCAGTCAACACATACGAAGAACTGAAGATTGACATCGACCGTATGCGCCACGGAGAACGTAATATTCTGTGGCCAGGACAGGTTAGATGGTATGCCAAGTCATCAGGTACAACCAACGATAAGAGTAAGTTTATTCCTGTTTCTCACGAGGGATTACAGACAATTCATTATCAAGGAGGTAAGGATGTTATCGCTTACTACCTTAGCAATCATCCAGAAAGCAGACTCTTCAGCGGTAAGGGTCTCATCTTAGGTGGTAGTCATTCTCCAAATTATAACCTGTATAATTCCCTTGTTGGTGACCTCAGTGCCATCCTCATAGAGAATATTAATCCACTCGTAAATCTATGTCGCGTACCTAAGAAAAATACTGCCCTACTGAGCGACTTTGAGGTAAAACGCGACCGAATTGCACACGAAACACTGAACCAGAATATCACTAATATATCAGGCGTTCCATCATGGATGCTCTCTGTGTTAGTGCGTGTAATGGAGCTGAGTGGTAAGCAACATCTGGAGGAGGTATGGCCTAATCTGGAGGTATTCTTCCATGGCGGTATTGCTTTCACGCCCTATCGTGAACAGTATGAACAGCTCATTACCAAGCAGGGCATGAACTATTTGGAGACATACAACGCCTCTGAGGGCTTCTTCGGTATACAAGATGACCCAACAGACAGCAGTATGTCGCTTATGCTCGACTATGGAGTGTTCTACGAGTTCTTACCTATGGACGAGTTTGAGAGCGAACATCCAAATATCGTTCCATTGTCAGGGGTGGAGATAGGACGCAACTATGCAATGCTTATCAGTACTGCCTGCGGCCTTTGGAGATATGAGATTGGAGACACAGTGCAGTTTACTTCGACTAATCCTTATAAGTTTGTTATCACTGGTAGAACCAAGTATTTCATCAATGCCTTTGGTGAAGAACTTATCATGGACAATGCTGAAAAGGGACTTGAAGCAGCCTGCAAGGCTACTGGTGCGCAGATATCTGATTACACCGCAGCCCCAATGTATATGGATGCAAAGGCTAAATGCCGTCATCAGTGGCTCATCGAGTTTGCAAAAGACCCATCTTCACTTGAAGAGTTTGCTAAGGTTCTTGATGATAAACTGCAGGAAGTTAACTCTGACTATGAGGCAAAACGCTTCCATAACATTACCCTCCAGCCACTTGAGATTATTGTTGCACGCAAAGACCTCTTCAATGACTGGCTCAAGATAAAGGGTAAACTTGGTGGTCAACATAAGATTCCACGCCTTTCAAACAGCCGTAACAACTTAGAAGAATTGCTGAGTATGAACCAGTAA
- a CDS encoding Ig-like domain-containing protein translates to MKKIRQRYCQGVMGGKDGFSAKVSHCLSVFYQPRVLPFYLFTLLVIVLSSCAKMGQPDGGWYDETPPRVLGASPTERATDVNSKKVNIYFNEFIKLENASEKVVVSPPQIEAPEIKATGKRITVSLQDKLQPNTTYTIDFSDAITDNNEGNPLGNYTYSFSTGDHIDTLEVAGYVLEAENLEPVKGILVGLYSNQNDTAFQKQPMLRVSRTDSRGHFSIRGVAKGDYRIYALQDMDGNYMYNQKSEKLAFTPEIIMPSWKPDIRQDTLWIDSLHIKDIKQVPYTHFLPDDVVLKSFTPTQTDRYFLKSERKEPNHFTLFFSYGDADLPQITGLNFNAKDAFITEPSLNQDTIIYWLRDTALVNQDTLRMQMLYNMTDSAGKLVPKTDTLEILSKVPYAKRLKRQQEEYDKWVKKQEKAKERGKAFETTMPVTPLEVRYNVPSQMDPDQNPTFELPTPIAKTDTSKIHLYEKIDSMWYRAKYTFGAEPGKPRSLKLVSTWDPGHEYSVEVDSAAFTDIYGKVSAKYKQGVRIPSMDEYGTLIMTLQNMEGKNCLLQLLNESDKPVKEAYAKNNQATFHYIKPGNYYLRLIVDDNDNGKWDTGDYATQRQPEAVYYYPKAIECKAKRDVQGTWNPRLLPLYKQKPAAITKQKADAQRKIKRRNTERARSLDISLPDELLNSGQ, encoded by the coding sequence ATGAAGAAGATAAGACAAAGATATTGCCAAGGAGTAATGGGTGGAAAGGATGGCTTTTCAGCTAAGGTCAGCCATTGCCTTTCGGTGTTTTACCAACCACGAGTTTTACCATTCTACCTTTTTACCCTCTTAGTTATTGTTCTTTCTTCATGTGCCAAGATGGGACAACCTGATGGTGGATGGTACGATGAGACGCCCCCAAGAGTGTTAGGAGCCTCCCCTACTGAACGAGCAACCGATGTAAACAGTAAGAAGGTGAATATCTATTTCAACGAGTTCATTAAGTTGGAGAACGCATCAGAGAAGGTTGTTGTCTCTCCCCCACAGATTGAAGCCCCTGAAATTAAGGCTACTGGTAAGCGAATCACAGTAAGTTTACAAGACAAGTTGCAGCCTAACACCACCTATACCATCGACTTCTCTGACGCTATCACGGATAACAACGAGGGTAACCCATTAGGAAACTACACCTACAGCTTCTCTACTGGCGACCATATCGATACACTTGAAGTGGCTGGTTATGTGTTAGAAGCTGAGAATTTAGAGCCTGTAAAGGGTATTCTCGTGGGCCTTTACAGCAATCAGAACGATACAGCTTTCCAGAAACAGCCTATGCTTCGTGTCTCACGCACCGACAGTCGTGGTCATTTCAGCATACGAGGTGTTGCCAAGGGTGACTATCGTATCTATGCACTACAGGACATGGACGGCAACTATATGTACAATCAGAAGAGCGAGAAGTTGGCTTTCACGCCCGAAATCATCATGCCGTCATGGAAGCCAGACATACGACAAGACACGCTATGGATTGACTCCTTGCATATCAAGGATATCAAACAGGTGCCTTACACCCACTTCCTTCCAGATGATGTGGTGCTAAAATCGTTTACACCAACACAAACAGACCGTTACTTCCTCAAGTCTGAACGCAAGGAACCAAACCACTTTACGCTCTTCTTCAGCTATGGTGACGCCGACCTTCCACAGATTACAGGACTCAATTTCAACGCTAAAGATGCGTTTATAACAGAGCCAAGTCTGAACCAAGATACGATTATCTACTGGCTGCGTGACACTGCCCTCGTCAACCAAGACACACTGCGAATGCAGATGCTTTATAACATGACGGACAGTGCGGGTAAGCTTGTCCCTAAGACAGATACACTGGAGATACTCTCAAAGGTGCCTTACGCGAAGCGTTTAAAGCGTCAGCAGGAGGAATACGACAAATGGGTTAAGAAGCAAGAGAAGGCAAAAGAACGTGGAAAAGCATTTGAAACGACAATGCCTGTCACACCTTTGGAGGTCAGATATAATGTTCCTTCGCAAATGGATCCTGACCAAAACCCAACGTTCGAACTCCCTACCCCAATTGCAAAGACCGATACATCCAAGATACATCTCTATGAGAAGATAGACTCTATGTGGTATCGAGCGAAATACACCTTTGGTGCCGAACCGGGAAAGCCACGCTCTTTGAAGTTGGTAAGTACATGGGATCCAGGACATGAATACAGTGTTGAGGTCGATTCAGCAGCCTTTACAGATATCTATGGTAAGGTTTCTGCCAAGTATAAGCAGGGTGTTCGTATCCCATCAATGGACGAGTATGGTACGCTGATAATGACCTTGCAGAATATGGAAGGTAAGAACTGCTTGTTGCAGTTGCTCAACGAAAGCGACAAACCAGTGAAAGAGGCGTATGCTAAGAACAACCAAGCAACCTTCCATTACATCAAGCCGGGCAACTACTATCTACGCCTTATCGTTGATGATAACGACAACGGAAAATGGGATACAGGTGATTATGCAACCCAACGACAGCCCGAAGCAGTTTATTATTACCCGAAGGCTATCGAGTGTAAAGCTAAGCGCGATGTACAGGGAACGTGGAATCCACGTCTGCTCCCACTCTACAAGCAGAAGCCTGCAGCCATAACAAAGCAGAAGGCTGATGCGCAACGCAAGATAAAGAGACGTAATACCGAACGCGCTCGCAGTCTTGATATCTCACTACCTGACGAACTCCTCAACTCGGGTCAGTAG
- a CDS encoding acyltransferase family protein, producing the protein MKQKIAEFSFLHVFATLLVVLGHSFYQTNSLIVDWMYQFHVPLFFFVSGYLFNVSVNGKPLQPHIFLSRKAVRLLLPYFALSTLLFVPKVLLSQFMVRPIQASWSEYVLMLIYPYRNVNGSYWFLPTLFLLFVFAVIALFFLKRLQHRTSLAVTTLLLTLLALANISLPFSHDTLFNVVGVIYYAFYFALGFFVSSFGLMRFLDKGKTAILVFLFTFVVSIIGLRVNKSPLMDLFFAIDGILMSVALARLYAKYELRFLNHLSPTSYTIYLYHGIFQALSLQMLMRFTHFDIGFYIILAFLSGVYGSFLVYKLLYRCRNSRLGRILALISGISVS; encoded by the coding sequence ATGAAACAAAAGATAGCTGAATTCTCCTTTCTCCATGTGTTTGCTACCCTCTTGGTAGTACTCGGGCACTCTTTTTATCAGACAAATAGTCTGATAGTTGATTGGATGTATCAGTTCCATGTACCCCTTTTCTTCTTCGTATCAGGTTATCTTTTCAATGTATCAGTAAACGGAAAACCGCTACAACCTCATATCTTTCTAAGTCGTAAAGCAGTTCGCTTGCTGCTTCCTTACTTTGCTTTGAGTACCCTACTTTTTGTTCCAAAGGTTCTTTTATCGCAGTTTATGGTGCGCCCGATACAAGCCAGTTGGAGCGAATACGTGTTGATGCTCATTTATCCTTACCGTAATGTTAACGGTTCCTATTGGTTTTTACCCACTTTATTCTTGCTCTTTGTTTTTGCAGTGATTGCCCTTTTCTTTTTGAAGCGACTGCAACATAGAACTTCGCTTGCTGTTACTACTCTTTTACTTACTCTACTTGCTCTGGCAAATATATCCCTTCCTTTCTCTCACGACACACTTTTTAATGTCGTTGGAGTAATTTATTATGCTTTTTATTTTGCCTTAGGTTTCTTTGTATCCAGCTTTGGTTTGATGCGCTTTCTTGATAAAGGGAAAACAGCCATCTTAGTCTTCCTATTTACGTTTGTAGTATCAATTATCGGTCTACGCGTAAATAAAAGCCCTCTTATGGATTTATTCTTTGCAATAGATGGTATTCTAATGTCAGTTGCTTTGGCACGCTTATACGCAAAATATGAGCTTCGTTTCCTTAATCACCTCTCTCCTACTTCTTATACTATCTATCTTTATCATGGAATCTTTCAAGCATTGAGTTTACAAATGCTCATGCGATTCACCCATTTTGATATAGGTTTTTATATTATCCTTGCTTTTCTATCAGGTGTTTATGGCTCTTTCTTGGTTTATAAGCTGCTTTATCGTTGTCGTAACAGCCGTTTAGGACGTATCTTAGCATTGATTTCTGGTATTTCTGTTTCTTAG